In Tripterygium wilfordii isolate XIE 37 chromosome 17, ASM1340144v1, whole genome shotgun sequence, the genomic window TTTCGGGTTAAGCTTTCTCAGCCTCTCTGCCAAGGTTTCTTCAAACGCATCCAGTAGTGATTTAAGCCTTGGAGACAATTTAGACCCCTTGGATGATATCATTTTGAAAGGATTTCCAAAGGGGAAGAAAGGGCGGTGTGGATCCTGTGGACGACTCATCTTGATGTATTTACTACAAAAgatgataataataacaaaaatcaGCAAACTTATGATGATAACCTCGTTATACAAGACGTTGAGAGTCTTGAGACAACAAAATCAGTTGTGAGATCTCAGGGAAACTTGTAATTCCACACAACAAAGTAATATTTTCAGTGGACCACGAAACATCAAAGAATTGTTATGACGTCACTGAAAAAACTTTATCAACAAACATCACCAAGTATGTCAGCAGATAACCTTATGATGCAAGAAGTTGAGATGACAAAATTCAATTAAGAAATCCAAGGACAATCTTgaccacacacaaaaaaaatcaatacctCCAGTCTAATAATAGGTACGATCTTGCTGGATACATTTTCTccctacacacacacacaaaaaaaacacacacacacgaaTACAATTCAATGAATCCTACTTTTTCAGGTCTAGAATCACCAGTTGAAAATCACCATTCCAGACCAACATTTAAGCAAAAAATGTTCACGCCAGTGATAAAACCCGCCCGTAAAGACCATAGAGTAGCAATATGGGACAGAAGTTCGAAAAGTGACAGCTGATGAGAGTTTATTTCACCCATGAATAGCTTCTCATAAAAGCAACGAGGTAGGAAAAGAAATTCACAAAAGCTATTTACTTATGTAGCAAGAGAcctcaaaacataaatttccaCCAATCATAATTTCATTTCACTACTAATAAATAATTGTCATCTTGCTATGTTCCAGAGGTAAACATAGTAAGGTTAACATAAACAATGGTTTCTTAGGCTGGAAATAGCCTGGAATGCATTATTCATCAAGAAAAATCAGACATAATCTACATCTGAGACAGaaaaatttcaaatcacaaaGATGGGAATTGAATGAAACACAGAGCTATTAACAAAACATAAGGTTTTCAAATCATAAAGTTGGGAATTGAAACAATAAAGCAGGCAAGTCGTCAAAACAAAGACCATCAATAAACTAAGATATGTGGCCAAAAAATCGATCAAATTCCATTTTCCATCTAAAAAGACCAAAACAACAGTATATATAAGGAAATCCAAAATTCTCATCTCATTTTTCCTGGTCTAAAAATAATGAAACGAAAGGTCTGGAATAGATAATAACCAAAGCCTAATACTTCGGATTCAAAGTAGAATTTTAAAGATCCATACTTTCAACCCCGTAACCCTTCTCTCAACTTCCAATctgatatgaaaattttaaaacccAAATTATCATCCAACCACCTAAATTAGGTACGGACGCATGAAAATCACACACACAAAaaggcataaaaataaaatcgaaAACAAAAGCAAGTTAGCCATCAAAACACCATAAGAAATCACAGTACAAATATCTCCAATATAGCCCACCTGAAAGCTAGATCCCTGGCCTAAACCAGAGACTAAGCCAACTTGAATAAAGAACCTAACATAGTCGTAAGAATATCCAAACAGAAGATCAAAACCCCAACCCAGCTTCTTGGTCCAAACAACAGCCTTTAAAACAAAACGTCTGGCCgtaagaaagaagaggaaattgCAGATAATCGTACCTTAATCAGTACGATGGCCGATCGGGGAACTTGCGAATAAAGCGGCGAACAAATGGGATCGAGTTCCGTTGAAATTCAGACCTGTGGTTGTGGGCGTTAGGTGAAGACTTTGCAAATGAATAGAGAGTCACCTCCCTGTTACGCGTGTTCGTGACAGAACTTGACAAGTGGATTCATATTAGTGGACTAGTTGGTAGGGAAAATGACCGTTGAGGATCATTCTAGATCACAGGATTGATATGATCCGACGGATGAGAGGTGCCGCACAAAGTTTCACGAAACCGGGCTGCTATTTTTGTCGTTTTGTGCCGAATAGAATCAAATGAAATAACATATTGCCGaccatatataaaataatatttaggaAATTATTTGTTGAGACTTTTGGTTCTATCACACGAATTTCTGATCTGATATGATCTTCtcgacaatttttttttgaaaattcaattggTAAAAAGATAAACACAATTCTATTGTTTGAGCAATAGCAATGACATTGTTGTACCATCCATTTGATTCATGACCCAACAAAAGTCATAAAAAAACATATTCATGCCCCAATATATTACaatcattgcaattgctcttagaTTACACCGCTATAACTCTATTACTCAGTCGTATATTCAACTATAATAACTAATAACAATACTAATTTCTCCGAAACTCTAAGAAGTTGACAATGATTTAAGATATTAATGGGCAACCTCACATCACTATTCATGGGTAAAAGTCATTTTTTTGTTATCGAAAGATAGTCAATATTACAACTCAGTCACTCATTGATCTTACATAATCGTTATTTGGTGACTCATCTCGAGCAATCAACAAGCTGAAATGACATTTTAAacgaaagaaaaatattaaatatgccGATATGGCAATACGACGGTCTTATCTTATGTGTGTTATTATCGTTAAATATGCTGAGATGAAAGAGTGAGGTGAATTttttaacaattaattaatcttaTTCTACTTTCAAACAAGTCTAAACTATAATTTCTTCCCTTATCAGCACAAGCCGCCATCACCACCCACCATGTGAAAGATTTACCAAAACATCACCATTTTGTTTTTATGAAATGTGGATCTGATTAGCCCCacataattttcaaaattacGAACAAATCTATTAACCCCacacaaatttcaaatttatgcTAGGTCTGTGGCAATTAGtttcaaaattaataaatatatttaaattatgtttcaattttttatggGTAAAAATCGGTCTGGCAATCTAGTCCATTCATCAACCATTAGAGCTCCACATGGTTGCATGCTCTGTTACCACAGAGGCAAACAAGCATGCGTCAGAAACTTaataaaaactaaataataaagTATATACTAATAATACCATATGCAAGTTGCAACATCATATCACATGGCAACAACACAtacaaaaacaataaacaaataaacaggCCAACAAATTATTCCAAGTTGGATTTATGGTTAGGCTTTGAagaaaaaggtttttttttttttaaaaaaaaaaacctactaaGATGGCTCATTTTCCTAGGGTTTATCATGGATCAGTTATATTAATCATTACCGACCGACCGATCAATTATTGATCAaccgataatcaaccatcaatcgACCCACATAGTCGGGCCGATAATTTCATCCGACCCATATAGAGATGGGGTCGGATGGTGATTGTCAATATACTCAAAATTCAATTGGTCGATAATTATCAATCAATCGATTttcataattaaatattaaagtattttttaattattaacaaCTATAGATCCGAACTGGGCTAAATCCAAAGATTTACCCACCCCAAAGTCCAAAAGAGACACATACTCAAACTAGGTTAACTCTCAAGAAGATCTAAACCCAAAAATTTACCCACCCCAAAGCCCAAACCAACTAATCAAGGTAAAGTGggtaataaacaaaaaaaaaaatcgggtTTACCATCACCCGACTCATCAACCAACCAACAATGTGAGTTTGCAATCATTACCCGACACAGAAAGTTGGGTAAGGTAATAGTTTTGCATTTTAATCAAAGTTTATTGGTCGGGTCAATTGGATCATTAACCAATAATCAACTACCCTGACCCATGGTAAACCCTACATTTTCCTGTAAATGTGGAGCATCAATTTAGAATATATGTCAAGAAGAGCTAATGtgctgacaaaaaaaaaaaagaggtaatGTGAATGGCATAGTCTCTGTATAAAACATTTTCAAAGATTTATCTACAGAGAAGAACTTGCAGTTTCATCCAGTTAGGCCAAATGGTACCAAAAAAGGCCATGCGATCCCTTTGACATGGACCAACTCAAATTGCTTGTAGGGATAGAAATTAAAGCTGAAAGTTCAACAAAGAGGGGAGGGGTCCAATGGGCACATCAACAGCTAGATCAAGATAGCGTCATGGGTCTAAAGAAACAATAGCATGTTCTGGCAGTGATAACAAGGTTAGGGACAATGACCCATTCGTTTCCAGCTTAGAATGTGCTTGTCAAGCTGGCTGGTCCTACTCCTGCAAGGACAAAATGAGTAGCAAACACTGTTTCTTCAACTAAAATTAGCTGTTATTGCCTCCAACTCTCACAATCATCCAAATATGTGGTAATCAGCAGGCGATGCTCTGCTAGATCCAAGTGGTTATATAAAACTAACCGATGATTGGATCAATTGCCAGCAAGTGTTCATCACTTGTGGCCTTGGCATCGATGGTGACAATGTGACATGAGTCTTATAAACGCTACTAGTACAGCGACATAAGCATCAATGTAAATAAGGATGATAGAACCTTTTAGTACGGAGAGCTTCTCGTGTATTTGGAAACTCGAAACTAGATGGATGAATAAATTATACATTGTCACAAAAAGCAGAGAAATTTACAAAGACACTTCGTGTAATAAGaacgaagtccaaaagaaaaaaaaatgtaattgctATATGAATGATGAATGAATTCTTTTAAAGTGTACAAATGAAATCAGATATGAGATAGCGTACGTGCACCTGGAAGAATATAATTTGTTAAAAGTAAAGTACAATAAACATACTAGGGTTCTAACAGAAATGGGTTTTAATAACTTGAAGGACTGGAATTGTTAGTCACCTAAACCTCCGCTGGCGTTATCTCCACCTTGATGGCTGATGATGATTCCTACTGTTATCAGAAGTTCCTTCATCCAAATTTTCATAATTTAGTTTTGCCATACTGTGACTTTCTTGTTCATCAGTGTTAATTGGAAGATTCTCTCCCAACTCGACGTTCCTGCAAGTTGAGTTAATAATGAGCAAATATATCAGAACGACAAACATCTATATATAAATCTttgttctttattatttatgaaGAAGCAAATTGAAGAAGGATTAACGATGCATACATCACGAAGTAACTGGTCATCTGCCTCGAGCATGTGGATCACATGTCCCATTTTGGGCCTCTTTGTTGCATCAGGATCAACACATCGAAGAGCAACCAGTAGAATACGTTTAAGTGATTTCGAAGGAGGCATTTCAGGCAGCTTAGGGTCGACTACTTCCTCAGATTTTCGGTTTCCTACCATGGTCTTCAACCAGTCCACCAAGTTAACCTGCAGCATCCAATCATTTCCAATTTACAGTAAGACTTAGAATGGAACTTTACGGTAAAGAGATGATTCAAAAATATATCTTAAAACTAACCTCTCCTGGCTGTCGACTGTAATCAACGGGGCTTCTTCCAGAAATGATCTCCATAAGGAGTATACCAAAGCTGTAAACATCACTCTTCTCATTCAGCATTCCAGTGCATGCGTACTCTGGTGCAACGTACCTGAGACCCCACGAGATATGTGTTATATCCCTACTCAATGAGACATGGATATCTAACAATGATCTTATCAACATCCAGGTTGAAGAAGATCAAAGGGAAATAGAAAGAAAGATTATAGATATTTAATGCAAAAGAAGGTAATGAACAAACCCAAATGTTCCCATCACACGAGTTGTGACATAACTATTCTCAGAACATAAGAGCTTTGCTAGTCCAAAATCAGCAACTTTAGGGTTCCATTGGCGATCAAGTAATATGTTGCTGGATTTTACATCTCGATGGACAACCTTTGGTTCAAGCCCCTCATGTAGGTAGGCCAATCTGCAGCAATAACATATgaaaaaatgaacaacaaaaaagttttcttctaaaaaaaaatagaaagctAAAAGAAATATCGATCAAGCAACAATCACTGTGCATTAAAGCAAACATTAATACGAAAAATAAAGTTCAAATACACAACCCTTTAGCCGTTCCAAGTATAATGTTCATACGCATATCCCAGGTCAGAAAGCTGACTTCCCCAACATCTCCATGAAGCCATTGGTCCAGATTTCCATTATCGACATACTCATACACAAGCATCCTgcaaacaaaaacccaaaaatagaTTACCTCTCTTATCatcaaacaaaatttcaaatctcAAACCAGTAGAAAACAAATAGAATTGTACCTGTATGCTCCTTCCACACAGTATCCAAGCAACCTGACAAGATTCTTGTGTCTGACACGTCCAATAGCCTCCACTTCTACCTTAAATTCCTTCTCAGCCTGACCCCTGAAAATTGATTGGTGTTGTGAGCCATTTCATTAAAATT contains:
- the LOC119982934 gene encoding LOW QUALITY PROTEIN: probable serine/threonine-protein kinase At1g01540 (The sequence of the model RefSeq protein was modified relative to this genomic sequence to represent the inferred CDS: inserted 2 bases in 1 codon), encoding MSVYDAAFVNTELSKPTSIFGLRLWVVIGILLGSFIVLALFLLSLCLTCHRNSRRKSLQHPDPTPPVSKEIQEIVNVPTTDQHHRLHHPNQVPEIQVDIGKIEHRVVFSDRPSSGESKGTVSGCETASFGSGSVGPEVSHLGWGRWYTLRELEAATNGLCEENVIGEGGYGIVYRGVLSDGTGIAVKNLLNNRGQAEKEFKVEVEAIGRVRHKNLVRLLGYCVEGAYRMLVYEYVDNGNLDQWLHGDVGEVSFLTWDMRMNIILGTAKGLAYLHEGLEPKVVHRDVKSSNILLDRQWNPKVADFGLAKLLCSENSYVTTRVMGTFGYVAPEYACTGMLNEKSDVYSFGILLMEIISGRSPVDYSRQPGEVNLVDWLKTMVGNRKSEEVVDPKLPEMPPSKSLKRILLVALRCVDPDATKRPKMGHVIHMLEADDQLLRDERRVGREXLPINTDEQESHSMAKLNYENLDEGTSDNSRNHHQPSRWR